A region of Argentina anserina chromosome 5, drPotAnse1.1, whole genome shotgun sequence DNA encodes the following proteins:
- the LOC126793855 gene encoding uncharacterized protein LOC126793855 → MEQKGILLSALGVGMGVGVGLGLASGQTMSKWAGNESVANSVTPDRVEQEMLRQIVDGRDSKVTFDQFPYYLNEQTRVRLTSAAYVHLKRAEVSKYTRNLSPASRAILLSGPAELYQQLLAKALTHYFQAKLLLLDVTDFSLKIQSKYGTGSKASAFKRSTSEITLDRLSGLFGSFSIFPPKEEHKGTLRRQSSGVDLGSRELEGSKNAPKLRRNASAAANISNLASQGSPSNPAPLKRTSSWSFDERLLIQSLYKVLVYVSKTTPIVLYLRDIDHLLSRSQRIYNLFQKMLDKLSGAVLILGSRIVDLDNDYRDVDERLTALFPYNIEIRPPENESHLVSWKTQLEEDMKMILIQDNKNHIMEVLSANDLDCDDLGSICLADTMDLSHYIEEIVVSAVSYHLMNNRDPEYRNGKLVISSKSLSHGLSIFQEGKFGGKDTIKLEAQAEFSKEAGREGATGVINETKAASTAPENKTGAETLASVVKPEPITTKSEPSPLKTDADNPVPAFKAPEVPDNEFEKRIRPEVIPANEIGVTFSDIGAMEEIKESLQELVMLPLRRPDLFNGGLLKPCRGILLFGPPGSGKTMLAKAIAREAGASFINVSMSTITSKWFGEDEKNVRALFTLASKVSPTIIFVDEVDSMLGQRTRVGEHEAMRKIKNEFMTHWDGLMTKQGERILVLAATNRPFDLDEAIIRRFERRILVGLPTAENREMIMRTLLSKEKVDDRLDFKELATMTEGYSGSDLKNLCTTAAYRPVRELIQAERQKDLEKKKRAAEKQNRLDAPEDQKAEAISDTKEEHREGRVIILRPLNMEDFRQAKSQVAASFAAEGAMMNELKQWNDLYGEGGSRKKEQLSYFL, encoded by the exons atggagcaGAAAGGCATTCTGCTGTCGGCGTTGGGTGTGGGGATGGGAGTCGGAGTCGGACTCGGGCTGGCTTCCGGTCAGACTATGAGCAAATGGGCTGGAAATGAGAGCGTGGCGAACAGCGTAACTCCGGATAGGGTGGAGCAGGAGATGTTACGGCAGATCGTTGATGGCAGAGACAGCAAGGTCACCTTCGACCAATTCCCTTATTACCTCAA TGAACAGACTCGGGTCCGGTTAACGAGTGCGGCCTATGTCCATCTGAAGAGGGCAGAGGTTTCTAAGTACACCCGGAATCTTTCTCCGGCGAGTCGGGCTATTTTGCTCTCGGGGCCTGCTG AACTCTATCAGCAACTGCTTGCCAAGGCTTTAACACATTACTTCCAGGCCAAGTTGCTGCTCTTAGATGTAACAGATTTTTCTTTAAAG ATTCAGAGCAAATATGGTACTGGCAGTAAAGCATCT GCTTTTAAAAGGTCTACTTCGGAGATTACACTAGATCGGCTCTCTGGTCTATTTGGatcattttcaattttccCTCCAAAGGAAGAACACAAAG GCACATTAAGAAGGCAAAGCAGCGGTGTGGATTTAGGATCAAG GGAACTAGAAGGTTCTAAAAATGCTCCAAAGCTTCGTAGAAATGCTTCTGCTGCAGCAAATATCAGTAACCTTGCTTCTCAGGGATCTCCTTCAAATCCAG CTCCTCTGAAGCGAACAAGCAGCTGGTCTTTTGACGAAAGACTTTTGATACAGTCCCTGTACAAG GTCTTGGTCTATGTTTCAAAAACCACACCCATTGTGCTGTATCTGAGGGATATTGATCACCTCTTATCTAGATCTCAAAGGATATATAACTTGTTCCAGAAAATGTTGGATAAGTTATCCGGGGCTGTGCTGATCCTTGGTTCCCGAATTGTCGATTTGGATAATGACTACAGAGACGTTGACGAGAGGCTTACTGCACTTTTTCCTTACAACATTGAGATCAGGCCTCCTGAAAATGAGTCGCATCTTGTTAGCTGGAAGACTCAACTAGAGGAAGATATGAAAATGATTCTGATTCAGGATAACAAAAACCACATTATGGAAGTCCTTTCAGCGAATGATCTCGATTGTGATGATCTAGGTTCAATTTGCCTTGCTGACACAATGGATCTCAGTCACTACATAGAAGAGATTGTGGTATCAGCCGTTTCGTATCATTTAATGAATAACAGAGATCCTGAATATAGGAATGGAAAGCTAGTGATCTCTTCCAAAAG TTTGTCTCATGGATTAAGTATATTCCAAGAGGGAAAGTTTGGTGGCAAAGATACAATTAAGCTTGAAGCACAGGCCGAATTTTCTAAG GAAGCAGGAAGGGAAGGTGCAACTGGTGTGATTAATGAAACAAAAGCTGCAAGCACTGCACCTGAGAACAAAACTGGAGCAGAGACATTAGCTTCAGTGGTTAAACCAGAACCTAtaacaacaaaatcagaacctTCTCCACTAAAAACAGATGCTGACAATCCAGTCCCAGCTTTTAAAGCTCCT GAAGTTCCCGATAACGAATTTGAGAAGCGAATAAGACCAGAGGTCATACCAGCCAATGAGATTGGTGTAACATTTTCTGATATTGGTGCCATGGAGGAGATCAAAGAATCCCTTCAAGAATTAGTCATGCTCCCACTGCGGAGACCAGATCTTTTCAATGGAGGCCTTTTAAAACCTTGTAGAGGTATATTGCTATTTGGTCCACCTGGTAGCGGGAAGACTATGCTGGCAAAGGCCATTGCTAGGGAGGCTGGAGCTAGCTTTATCAATGTATCCATGTCTACTATTACTTCCAAATGGTTTGGTGAAGATGAGAAAAACGTCCGGGCTTTGTTCACACTAGCATCCAAAGTCTCTCCAACTATCATATTTGTGGATGAAGTTGACAGCATGCTTGGGCAGAGAACACGAGTTGGAGAGCATGAAGCCATGCGAAAGATCAAGAATGAATTTATGACTCATTGGGATGGTCTCATGACTAAACAAGGGGAGCGGATCCTTGTCCTTGCTGCAACCAACAGGCCATTTGACCTTGATGAAGCAATTATCAGGCGTTTTGAAAGGAG AATTTTGGTTGGGCTACCAACTGCAGAGAATAGAGAAATGATCATGAGGACTCTATTGTCAAAAGAGAAGGTGGATGACcggctagatttcaaggagcTTGCAACTATGACTGAAGGATATAGTGGAAGTGATCTCAAG AACTTGTGCACAACAGCAGCCTATCGGCCTGTGAGGGAGTTGATACAGGCAGAGAGACAAAAGGATTTG gagaaaaagaagagagctgcagaaaaacaaaatcgaCTAGATGCTCCTGAAGATCAAAAGGCAGAAGCCATCTCAGACACCAAGGAAGAACACAGAGAGGGAAGGGTGATCATCCTCAGGCCCCTAAATATGGAAGACTTCCGGCAAGCAAAGAGTCAA GTTGCAGCCAGCTTTGCAGCCGAGGGAGCGATGATGAATGAATTGAAGCAGTGGAATGACCTATACGGGGAAGGGGGGTCAAGGAAGAAGGAGCAGTTATCTTATTTCCTATGA
- the LOC126793810 gene encoding potassium transporter 3: MVDSRGQTRRILRSAYRSFGLVFGALCIPPLYVYQCAFSAGLVNHQSEDVVFGVFSVIFWTMTLTSFIKYAGFVLSANDNGEGGVIALYALLCRNAKLCLIPNHQVADEEITTYRYPGHSSCHTPNSPLKRFIERHKSARTCLLVLVLFGACMVICVGILSPAISVLSSVEGIKFQAKNIHNGVVVLIACILLVGIFILQHRGFHKLGFIFSPIMILWILLIAGVGIYNIIKWNPSIYQALSPFYIYIFFKRTGRDGWISLGGIILCITGTEYMFADLGNFKTRPMRVAFSCVIYPCLVLQYMGQAAFLSRNLSVVSMSFYASVPAPLIWPVLVVAPLAAIVASQPVISSTFSVVKQCHAIRCFPRVKVVTNRRILGQLYIPEINWSLMILSLVITIGFRDINYIGHAYGIAFLAVTIITTWLTSLVINLVWNQSFILSLLFSLLFGSMEIIYLSSSLMKIFKGGWFPPVFSAIFLVVMYVWQYGMRKKYSYDLHNKVSMKWILTLGPSLGIVRVPGIGLIYTELATGVPSTFTHFLTNLPAFYQVIVFVCIKTVPVPYVPQKERFLIGRIGPKSYGMYRCMIRNGYKDVFKSGDDFEIDLVMSTAEFIQMEAEGSETSEGSVDKRMAVVRTSGKFGTRLVMSQSSDPGESSSSSPSALVGSCKSQVLQDLQATYEKEAPKLNYWRRARFGLLDTKYKDPRVREQLLELVNAKHAGATYVIGHSYLKAKYSSSFLKKCAINIAFSFLRKNCRSPAVALNIPHICLIKVGSNYIV; encoded by the exons ATG GTTGACAGTAGAGGCCAAACCAGGCGAATTCTCCGTTCGGCTTATCGGAGTTTCGGTCTGGTGTTTGGTGCATTATGCATTCCACCGTTATATGTTTACCAATGTGCCTTCTCCGCAGGATTGGTCAATCACCAATCCGAGGATGTTGTCTTTGGCGTGTTCTCCGTTATTTTCTGGACTATGACCCTGACATCGTTTATTAAGTACGCCGGTTTCGTGTTGAGCGCCAATGATAATGGTGAAG GAGGGGTTATTGCGTTGTATGCTTTGCTGTGTAGAAATGCAAAGTTGTGTTTGATACCTAATCATCAAGTGGCTGATGAGGAGATCACTACTTATCGTTACCCCGGTCATTCCAGTTGTCACACTCCCAATTCGCCGTTGAAGAGGTTTATTGAGAGGCATAAAAGTGCGAGAACCTGTTTGCTTGTGCTGGTTTTGTTTGGAGCCTGTATGGTGATATGTGTTGGTATCCTCTCCCCTGCCATTTCGG TTCTTTCATCTGTTGAAGGCATAAAATTTCAAGCAAAGAATATCCATAATG GTGTGGTGGTGCTCATTGCGTGTATTTTATTAGTTGGCATTTTTATTTTGCAACACCGTGGTTTCCACAAGCTGGGTTTCATATTTTCTCCCATTATGATCCTCTGGATACTGCTGATTGCTGGTGTGGGAATCTACAATATAATCAAGTGGAATCCAAGCATATATCAGGCTCTTTCTccattttatatttacatatttttcaaGAGAACAGGGAGAGATGGCTGGATTTCTCTTGGAGGAATAATTTTATGTATTACTG GAACTGAATATATGTTTGCTGATCTTGGCAACTTTAAAACAAGACCAATGCGG GTTGCATTTTCTTGCGTCATATATCCATGTCTCGTACTTCAATATATGGGACAAGCTGCATTTCTTTCAAGAAATCTATCTGTGGTGTCTATGAGCTTTTATGCTTCTGTGCCAG CTCCACTAATTTGGCCTGTGCTTGTGGTTGCACCTCTTGCCGCCATTGTTGCCAGTCAACCTGTTATCTCTTCCACATTCTCAGTTGTAAAGCAATGTCATGCAATCCGATGTTTCCCACGTGTCAAGGTTGTTACAAACAGACGGATCCTTGGTCAGTTATACATCCCTGAGATAAATTGGAGTCTTATGATTCTTAGCCTGGTCATCACAATTGGTTTCCGAGACATAAATTACATAGGGCATGCTTATG GGATTGCATTTTTGGCTGTGACAATCATAACTACGTGGTTGACATCACTAGTCATCAACCTTGTTTGGAACCAGAGTTTCAtcctttctcttttatttagTTTACTTTTTGGTTCAATGGAAATCATTTACCTTTCATCTTCGCTTATGAAAATATTCAAAGGTGGATGGTTTCCCCCTGTTTTCTCTGCAATCTTCTTGGTGGTTATGTATGTCTGGCAGTATGGTATGAGGAAAAAGTATTCATACGACCTGCATAATAAGGTTTCAATGAAGTGGATACTCACTCTGGGTCCTAGTCTAGGGATTGTAAGGGTCCCTGGGATTGGCCTCATCTACACTGAGTTGGCTACTGGAGTCCCATCAACATTTACTCATTTCTTAACCAACTTACCAGCATTTTACCAAGTGATTGTCTTCGTTTGCATCAAAACTGTTCCTGTTCCTTATGTGCCCCAAAAAGAAAGGTTTCTAATCGGTAGAATTGGTCCCAAGTCTTATGGAATGTACCGCTGTATGATTCGGAATGGGTACAAAGACGTATTTAAGAGTGGAGACGACTTTGAAATTGACCTTGTGATGAGCACAGCAGAGTTCATCCAGATGGAAGCAGAAGGTTCTGAAACATCAGAAGGGTCTGTGGATAAGCGTATGGCAGTTGTGAGAACATCTGGGAAGTTTGGCACAAGATTGGTGATGTCACAATCATCTGACCCCGGAGAAAGCAGCAGTTCAAGTCCTTCAGCCCTTGTGGGCAGCTGCAAGTCACAGGTTCTGCAAGATTTACAAGCCACATATGAGAAAGAAGCACCAAAGCTCAACTACTGGCGGCGGGCTCGGTTTGGGTTGCTGGATACCAAGTACAAGGATCCGCGTGTGCGGGAACAGCTGTTGGAACTTGTGAATGCAAAGCATGCTGGGGCAACATATGTAATTGGTCACTCTTATCTAAAGGCAAAGTATAGTTCATCGTTTTTAAAGAAGTGTGCTATCAACATTGCGTTCTCTTTCCTGCGTAAAAATTGCCGGTCGCCTGCTGTCGCCTTGAACATCCctcatatttgtttgattaagGTGGGTTCCAACTATATTGTGTGA
- the LOC126793404 gene encoding reticulon-like protein B2 gives MVGFSEAMAEEVKAESFMDKIEEKIHGQHDSPPAPEAVHHEKSGGGGSPRSLKDKVFRLFGRERSVHHVFGGGKLADIFLWRDKKLSGGILGGATVMWFLFELLEYHLLTLVAHVLIVAIAAFFLWSNALTIIKKSPPKIPEIQIPEKPFLQIVSALTFEVNRGLVVIRDIASGKDLKQFLSVIAGLWVVSILGKSFNFLTLAYIAIVLLFSVPVFYEKYDHKIDPLAEKAMFEIKKQYAVFDAKVLSKIPRGALKGKKMI, from the exons ATGGTTGGATTTAGCGAAGCGATGGCGGAGGAAGTGAAGGCGGAGTCCTTTATGGATAAGATCGAGGAGAAGATCCACGGCCAACACGACTCGCCGCCGGCGCCGGAAGCCGTGCACCACGAGAAGAGCGGCGGCGGCGGTTCTCCGAGGTCGTTGAAGGACAAGGTCTTCAGGCTCTTCGGCAGGGAGAGGTCCGTGCATCATGTCTTTGGTGGCGGAAAGT TGGCTGATATTTTCTTGTGGAGGGATAAGAAGCTGTCGGGAGGTATTCTCGGTGGAGCGACGGTGATGTGGTTTCTGTTTGAGCTGCTCGAGTACCACCTGCTCACTTTGGTCGCCCACGTCCTGATTGTTGCGATAGCAGCATTCTTCTTGTGGTCCAATGCTTTAACCATCATTAAAAA GTCTCCCCCCAAGATTCCTGAGATTCAAATTCCTGAGAAGCCGTTTCTTCAGATTGTATCGGCACTTACATTTGAGGTCAACCGGGGTCTTGTTGTCATCAGGGATATAGCTTCAGGGAAGGATTTGAAGCAGTTCCTATCT GTGATTGCTGGTCTATGGGTTGTGTCTATTTTGGGAAAATCTTTTAACTTCTTGACCCTGGCTTACATAG CAATCGTATTGCTGTTCTCAGTGCCCGTGTTCTATGAGAAatatgatcacaagattgacCCACTGGCGGAGAAGGCCATGTTTGAAATCAAGAAGCAGTACGCTGTATTTGATGCAAAGGTGTTAAGTAAGATTCCAAGAGGGGCATTGAAGGGCAAGAAGATGATTTAG
- the LOC126796389 gene encoding calcium-dependent protein kinase 1, giving the protein MGGNCSSSAAAGDSSDPRPSNGHVQVLPPNAAPPKPSPPSTAAAPIGRVLGKPMEDVRSTYTFGRELGRGQFGVTYLVTHKESKQQFACKSIATRKLVNHGDVEDVRREVQIMHHLTGHRNIVELKGAYEDRHSINLVMEICAGGELFDRIIAKGHYSERAAANLCRQMVTVVHYCHSMGVFHRDLKPENFLLLSKDEDSPLKATDFGLSVFFKPGDVFKDLVGSAYYVAPEVLRRRYGAEADIWSAGVILYILLSGVPPFWGENEQGIFDAILRGHIDFSSDPWPSISSSAKDLVKKMLRADPKERLAAVDVLNHPWMREDGDASDKPLDIAVLSRMKQFRAMNKLKKVALKVIAENLSEDEIIGLKEMFKSMDTDNSGTITYEELKAGLPKLGTKLSESEVRQLMEAADVDGNGTIDYIEFITATMHMNRMDREDHLYTAFEYFDKDKSGYITMEELEQALKKYNMGDEQTIKEIIAEVDTDLDGRINYDEFVAMMRKGNPELVTNRRRK; this is encoded by the exons ATGGGCGGCAACTGCagctcctccgccgccgccggcGACTCCTCCGATCCCCGCCCCTCCAACGGCCACGTCCAAGTCCTCCCCCCAAATGCCGCCCCTCCCAAACCCTCTCCTCCCTCCACCGCCGCCGCTCCCATCGGCCGCGTCCTCGGCAAGCCCATGGAGGACGTCCGGTCCACCTACACCTTCGGCCGGGAGCTCGGCCGCGGCCAATTCGGCGTCACCTACCTCGTGACTCACAAAGAGTCCAAGCAACAGTTCGCCTGCAAATCCATCGCCACACGAAAGCTGGTCAACCACGGCGACGTGGAGGACGTCCGCCGTGAGGTCCAGATCATGCACCACCTCACCGGCCACCGCAACATCGTCGAGCTCAAAGGCGCCTACGAGGACCGCCACTCGATCAACCTCGTCATGGAGATCTGCGCCGGCGGCGAGCTCTTCGATAGGATCATCGCCAAGGGACACTACTCGGAGCGCGCGGCGGCGAATCTTTGCCGGCAGATGGTGACGGTGGTTCATTACTGCCACTCCATGGGGGTGTTCCACAGGGACTTAAAGCCTGAGAATTTCTTGCTGTTGAGTAAGGATGAGGACTCGCCGCTCAAGGCCACCGATTTCGGACTCTCCGTCTTCTTCAAGCCCG GAGATGTATTCAAGGATCTCGTGGGAAGTGCATATTATGTTGCTCCTGAAGTGCTGCGCAGGAGATATGGAGCTGAGGCTGATATTTGGAGTGCAGGGGTGATACTATACATTCTACTTAGTGGGGTTCCACCATTCTGGGGAG AGAATGAACAGGGTATTTTTGATGCTATTCTTCGGGGTCACATTGACTTCTCATCTGATCCTTGGCCTTCTATATCTAGCAGTGCTAAAGATCTTGTGAAGAAAATGCTTCGAGCTGATCCAAAGGAACGACTAGCAGCAGTGGATGTTTTAA ATCATCCATGGATGCGAGAAGATGGTGACGCATCTGATAAACCTCTTGATATTGCTGTTTTATCTAGAATGAAACAGTTCAGGGCAATGAACAAACTCAAGAAAGTTGCATTGAAG GTAATTGCAGAAAATCTTTCTGAAGATGAAATTATAGGCTTGAAGGAAATGTTTAAATCAATGGACACAGATAACAGTGGAACCATTACATATGAAGAGTTAAAAGCAGGCCTTCCGAAGCTGGGTACCAAGCTTTCTGAGTCTGAAGTGAGACAATTGATGGAAGCG GCTGATGTGGATGGAAATGGAACGATTGACTACATTGAGTTTATAACCGCAACTATGCACATGAACAGAATGGATAGAGAGGACCATTTATACACAGCCTTTGAGTATTTCGACAAGGACAAGAGCGG GTACATCACAATGGAAGAATTGGAGCAAGCACTTAAGAAGTATAATATGGGCGATGAACAAACGATTAAGGAAATCATTGCAGAAGTCGACACTGACCTT GATGGAAGGATCAACTATGATGAGTTTGTTGCCATGATGAGGAAAGGAAATCCTGAGTTGGTCACAAACAGAAGGAGAAAGTAA
- the LOC126793900 gene encoding uncharacterized protein LOC126793900, whose translation MLSSTCSHSLLRRPFLPSSIPRARVPTRPGGGPYPISRSFRISESHSRPSNTRWTRISCFRQEESSSESPKAEYIGHLVPEEVVKPEFDGAKEVKRDWGLALKEAADAVFRAINSRWSVPWTAETILQVMLLWVFAFWFIGSWMVPFAAHLAGFNRESLTFRGQALFSLVTDVTEGLAGIMILHRCLSHFRPLPPDWFKFSLKGTWQIDVVLGCLMFPLVNRLSQFNLNLSPLLPSTPVTISSVEQSILARDPVAMVLYAIVVSVCAPVWEEIVFRGFLLPSLTKYMPVWCAILVSAVVFALAHFNVQRMLPLVFLGVVMGAIFARSRNLLPSMLLHSLWNGFVFLDLMK comes from the exons ATGTTGAGCTCCACTTGCTCTCACTCCCTTCTCCGCCGCCCTTTCCTCCCCTCCTCTATCCCCAGAGCCCGGGTCCCGACCCGCCCCGGTGGTGGCCCGTATCCAATTTCCCGGAGTTTCAGGATCTCCGAATCTCATTCCCGGCCTTCCAACACT AGGTGGACGAGGATTTCTTGCTTTAGGCAAGAGGAGTCCTCGTCGGAGAGCCCGAAAGCTGAGTATATAGGACACTTGGTGCCGGAGGAAGTAGTCAAGCCGGAGTTTGATGGTGCCAAGGAGGTCAAGAGGGACTGGGGATTGGCTCTGAAAGAG GCTGCAGATGCAGTGTTTAGGGCAATAAACAGTCGGTGGAGTGTACCATGGACAGCAGAAACCATATTGCAG GTTATGCTACTCTGGGTTTTTGCTTTCTGGTTCATAGGTTCTTGGATGGTACCATTTGCAGCTCACCTGGCTGGTTTCAACAGGGAATCATTGACATTTAGAGGTCAAGCCTTATTCAGCCTAGTGACTGATGTAACTGAAGGGCTTGCTGGTATTATGATCCTTCACCGCTGCTTATCTCATTTCCGTCCACTTCCTCCAGATTGGTTTAAATTTAGCTTGAAAGGAACATGGCAGATAGATGTTGTGTTGGGATGCCTTATGTTTCCCCTTGTCAATCGGCTATCGCAATTCAACCTCAACCTATCACCACTCTTGCCGTCCACGCCTGTCACGATATCAAGTGTGGAGCAATCAATTTTGGCGCGTGATCCAGTGGCAATGGTACTCTATGCAATAGTAGTTTCAGTGTGTGCGCCCGTGTGGGAGGAGATTGTCTTTAGAGGGTTTCTACTCCCTTCGTTGACCAAGTACATGCCTGTGTGGTGTGCAATATTGGTGAGTGCAGTTGTCTTTGCTTTAGCGCACTTCAATGTACAGAGGATGCTACCGCTTGTGTTCCTTGGGGTGGTGATGGGTGCTATATTTGCACGGTCAAGAAACCTATTACCATCGATGCTGTTGCACAGCCTTTGGAATGGCTTTGTATTTTTAGACTTAATGAAATAA